atgcaccttgtgtcacatgatgtgggtgatgaggtggaacatctattttaagtttgaaccaaatccatttagtaataacagagatatagtgaaaatacaacaaaattaaccttaaattctgagtaaaaggggacataattcatgaaaacttggtgtcagagttatgcatcttgtgtcacatgatgtgggtgataaggtggaacatctattttaagtttaaatcaaatcaatttagtaataactgagataatagacgGGATGCGTCGCAATGCAACGCGACGGGACacaacaaaactgactcctatatagcccccccccctcccccccaaacatgtttggtgggggtataattattatatatggtCAGTGCGTGACTGGAACAATATAAATGCCATAAAAATGTTGGAGGcaagataaaaaaacaagagggccatgaaggccctgtattgctcacctgacctattgacctaaagatcatcaagatcaacattctgaccaagtctcattaagatatggtcataaatgtagcctctaaagtgttaactagcttttcctttgatttgacctggtgacctagtttttgcccccacatgacccagatttaaacttgacctaaagatcatcaagattaacattctgactaagtttcatgaagatatagtcataaatgtggcctctagagtgttaacaagcttttcctttgatatgacctagtgacctagtttttgactccatctgacccagatttaaacttgacctaaagatcatcaagataaacattctgaccaagtttcattaagatatggtcataaatgtggcctctacagtgttaattagctttcctttgatttgaccatggtgacctagtttttgacccaacatgacccagattcaaaattgcccaaagatcatcaagtttaacttCTGACAAGTTTTcagaagatatagtcataaattgcctctagagtgtaaacaagctttcctttgaaatgacctatGACCAGTTTTGACCCCACtaaacccagatttgaacttgagctaatagatcatcaagattaacattttgacaagtttcattaaggtatggtcataaatgtggcctctaagtgtaactagctttcatttgatttggcttggtgacctagttttttttccaacatgaccctgattcaactgaccttaagatcatcatattaacaatctgaccaagtttcatgaagatacagtcataaatgctggcttctacagtgttaacaagcttttcctttgatttgacctggtgacctagttttgacccagataaccaaatatcaaatcgtccaagattttattaagggtaacattctgaccaagtttcattaagattgggccaaaaatgtgacctctagagtgttaacaaactttttcctttgatttgacctggtgacctagttttttaccccagatgacccaatatcgaactcgtccaagattttattgaggtaacatcctgaccaagtttcattaagattgggccaaaattgtgacctctagagtgttaacaagcttttcctttgatttgacctgatgacctagtttttgacccagatgacccaatatcgaactcgtccaagattttattgagggtaacattctgaccaagtttcattaaaattgggtcaaaaatgtgacctctagagtgttaacagtcaaatttgatcggagacgacggacggacggagacggACACGACGGACgcgacacagggtgatcactaaagctcacctttgagcacttcgtgcttccaggtgagctaaaaatgtacttaACATGGATAATTATGCACAAAACCTTTTTGAAACAATACTTACTTTGAAACAGAAATTCCCCCTGGTTTATCGATGAAATCTTCGTGATGAAGTACTGATGAATTCCATGGAATATCTAAGAATTTAATGATACGTTTCATCCAGAGTTCCGGTTGTAAAACTAACTGTTCATAGTAAACTGGCATACACTTGTCCGCTCCCACTTGTAGACACTGAGAGTACATCATTTCCATTGCAGTACTCCATTTAGATAAACATTGTCTGTAATCATTTAAATTGAAACCCGTAATTGTTACTTTGCGAGAAATAATTGAATGCACAGTCCCACGGCCATCTCgaatcataaatataaatttagcatttggaaataacttttttaaataaacactGGATTTCAAGGTAAATGGATCTTTGTTACATAAATATGGTGCCGCCTCTCCGTGTAAAGctataatttctaaaataaaggCTGATAAAGCTGAGTCTAATACTTTGTCATCTATTCCCGCTTCCAGTAGTCGCTGTTTTTCGATTGCTGATCGATCCCAATTAGTTCGCATTCCGAGCAATCTTGGGATGACACGGGTTTCTTCTCCGCATCTAACATCTGGATGAGCATCAAGCATTGCACGCATAAGGGTTGTCCCACTTCGTGGCATGCCTCCGATAAAAATCAATGGCATTTCACGATGATAAGGTATCGCCTGCTGATTACGATCATATATCATGCGTTCTCCTTTCGGAACCATGAGATAATTACTGTGCGGTTCACATGGCAGATTTCTATACATTAACATGAAACATATCAAAAACATTGCGCACATATACATTAATACTTTTCTTGACATTCTCGCCATTGCTGACTTGtccaatattttctaattatatcTGGAACACTTCAGTCAAATTAACAGCATGGTAACATAAGGTCCATCATCTATGAAATGCCTCAAAGTCCCCGTAGTGACATGTTACCTGAAAAAAAGTTaattacatttgagccgtgccatgggaaaaccaacatagtggctttgcgaccagcatggatccagaccagcctgtgcatccgcgcagtctggtcaggatccatcctgttcactaacagtttctccaattccaataggctttaaaagcgaacagcatggagcctgaccagactgcgcggatgcgcaggctggtctggatccatgctggtcgcaaacccactatgttggttttctcatggcacggctcatttatgatCCATCACCTTACACTGTTTCCggtatataaatatcaaaaagtaACTTTATCAGTTACTTTTGTCAGGCAACACTAATTCAATATTGAATTAGATTTGTAGGACATGGCATTTTGTTTGCCTCATGTAGACTGGAAGTATGATCAAAATatgaaagtttttaaaacagacaaacaatGTTTATATTCTGTTAAATACCATGTTAGAACACTATGTAAAGTTCTACCACTATACATCACAACACTACCATGCGACTAATAGAGTAACAAACATGTTTTAACTCTCCCTCTCTTTCTTTCTAATAAACACAAAAAGAAATTCACTAAATctcattatttatatagtttacttataatcatttaatatatttttttttatcaattttattcttttttttttttaatttttacttaaaGCCTGTTTTTACCAATATTTATCAATTGCTTATATTTCCTAGAGTTTAAGTTGTCAGTAAATAAATGTTCACCCTAGGTAGACAATTAACACTCCTCTTACCTGACAATATCCTTTTCCAACTGATCTATACATCTTTATTTTCCACTAACAATTCATGATCAATTACAACACTAGAGTCTACCAACTGCCACATCATACATACACGTTTAACAGACAATTTGATCAAAATAGTCAGCTTTAAGAAAATTCATATTAATAATTCATATCAGTCATAAGTTACAGCAAGAAAATCGAACATGCTTAAATTTTCTGCAAAGCTTTCACTTGTTTTCATATCCCCAGGCAGGTACTCTGTTTGATCAAATTGTAAAAACCATTAATTTAAAATGCACAATGTtgaaaatgacaattatttacCATTTAATTGATACTCAGTAATTTCAACCCTTAATGTACTTAGCTTTAATGAAAACATATCAGTATAATTTCTGGTGCATTCATAAGGACCACACTTATCATATAGAATGAGCCACCAATTACCATAATGAGGAAaaaccttctttttttttttgctaacatttttttttttactttctaatAAATGCATCTAAATGAAGTCAAATAAAGAGTTTTTTATCATTACAGTGTCACCTCTTTTGAAAGGCCCAGTTCCC
The genomic region above belongs to Mercenaria mercenaria strain notata chromosome 12, MADL_Memer_1, whole genome shotgun sequence and contains:
- the LOC123534400 gene encoding protein-tyrosine sulfotransferase 1-like, with amino-acid sequence MARMSRKVLMYMCAMFLICFMLMYRNLPCEPHSNYLMVPKGERMIYDRNQQAIPYHREMPLIFIGGMPRSGTTLMRAMLDAHPDVRCGEETRVIPRLLGMRTNWDRSAIEKQRLLEAGIDDKVLDSALSAFILEIIALHGEAAPYLCNKDPFTLKSSVYLKKLFPNAKFIFMIRDGRGTVHSIISRKVTITGFNLNDYRQCLSKWSTAMEMMYSQCLQVGADKCMPVYYEQLVLQPELWMKRIIKFLDIPWNSSVLHHEDFIDKPGGISVSKTEKSSDQIIKPVNLEALNKWVGHIPNDVIKDMGNIAPMLRTLGYDPEANPPNYGKPDPKVADNTLHIQQNVEFWKEREAELLKKDKPPQRRGVPGGVRAQGDGMGPPVDAI